Below is a genomic region from Eulemur rufifrons isolate Redbay chromosome 24, OSU_ERuf_1, whole genome shotgun sequence.
taagtgGCAGGTGAATTTGGTCCGTGGGCTTTAGTTTGCTGACCACTGCTTTAGAATAGCTTAAATAAAAATGGTGTGAtcgatttctttctttttttttttttttgagacagagtctcactcttttgccctggctagggtaccatggcgtcagcctagctcacagtaacctcaaactcctgggctcaagcaatccttctgcctcagcctcccaagtagctgggactacagggatgtgccaccatgcccagctaatttttttctatatatttttagttgtccatataatttctttctattttttttagtagagatggggtctcgctcttgctcaggctggtctcaaactcctgaccttgagcgatcctcccaccttggcctcccagagcccgGCTGATTGATTTCTTAAAGTTTTAGTTGAATTCACTCATTAAACATCTAAATCTTGTACTTATGAAGAAAGCCTAGTTTCTTTTATTATGAATCTGTTTCTATTGTAGTTCTCCTTCCTGAGAGATTTCCTAACccatattttctaaatgtctcttaaatttttttttattcatctactgcaattttaatttccaaaggcactttcttatttctgtttgttcttcTTATAATGCCCTGTTATGCTCATCTTTAATGGCTCCATTCTCTTGGATTTTCTACAATATTGTTTACTGTTAttctttattaatacatatttatagggtacatttgatattttgatacatgcagatgtttaatgatcaagtcagggtatttagaaTATCTATCACCTtagtatacataaaatatatgaatatatatattctctatTCTATTGATCCATGTATCTGTTTTTGtatcaataccatgctgttttggttactgttgcCTTGGTTGTATATTTTGAAGTAGTGTGAAGATTCCAGCTTTGTTTTGCTCAGGTTTGCTTTGGCTACTCTTGCTCCTTTGTGCTTCCATTGAATTTTGGGATGGttgttctatttctgtgaaaaatgtcattggtattttgatagggatctCATTGAATcagtagattgctttggatagtgtggtcattataacaatattaattcttctgatccgtGAACATGGGAtatccttccatttatttgtgtcctcttcagtttctttcatcagtgttttttagttttccttgtagaggtctttcatccctttggttagatttattcctaggtagtttttttgtagctattgtaaatattagaaaaattggAATTCAACATCATTATGTATAAAGATAAAAACTATAATAAGCAGTGAAATATATGGTAActaaacataaaaagtaaaaccCCTATATTAAAAGGAGACCTTGAAAAAATATGGCTGGTTATTTTGTGCACATTTGTcagaataagataaataaaataattagagaatATGTAAATAATGTAATCAATATGCTGAATATAATACAGTTATATAGAACTTTCTGCTTGACGGAGAGTATGTATTATTTCACATCATATgtctataaaacatatataaaaacctAACTTGTATTTGGCCACAaagaataaattcatattttaaccttttaatgaagtttttataggtcacacacacattataattctatatgttaattttttttcagaagaagtttttgaaaatttagaaaaagactCACACCCCAGATAACTAATGAgtcaaaaagaaattcaaaattaaaatgcgATATCTAGATGTTAATTAAAATCCCATGGGACCTGCCAGCTAAAACAGTATTCAAAGGAAATCTTGTAGCCTTAAATGCTTCCAATTTAAAAGAGACTGGAAAAACATTAACTAAGCACctatattccattaaaaaaatacacatacacacacatacaaaaggaTTTAATAATGAAATGCACTTTTGAactagaaaaaagcaaataaaaattgttgaaaatataaagaaagccaagagaaaatttttttgaaaagaaatgaaagtgaacATGTCTCCTTTGAATCAATTTAGAGGaataaaatggtttaaaaataacactatgagcagatagacacacacacacacacagactggaAATTGAAGGCCTTTCTGTagcaacaaatttaaaacaataaaaataaggaaacaaaaaatactgaattaGTTCATCAGTTCTAAAATGCCTTTTACCCCACATTTTATGTCTCTGAAATTGAGATTCATCTTATAATTACCTATTATAGATTAATCTGCATGACTTTAAAAATTAGTACTATATTAAAAATGGTGTATCTTACAATATGTGACATCCTAGATTTAATGAAATAAGGTACTTTAGTCTGTTTTTAATCATTCCTATTGCATACCTTTTTAGAAATTTAGGAAAAACATCCAGTTCtctcaaattataaaatgtactGATGCTTATATATTTTCACCTTTTGTTCCACTTTCCTATGCAAAATGTGATTGAATGCCAGAGTATTTTCTCCAGGGGTCTGAGTAGGGTATAAGGTATACAAAAGAAACTTCTGATACCTTTCGCCAGAGGGATTTCCTTCCAGCTTTCCTAGATACAGTTTTTGCATTGTGTCCCTTATATACTAACCATTTCTGTGCCTCCTTGAGTCAATTCTGGTGATTTAAACCCTTTTTCTGAAAGgtgcattttaattttcaaataattattaaaaagctatataaaatagtaatacatgtacattgagtatcccttatctgaaatgcttgggaccagaagtgctttggatttaaaatgtttttggattttggaatatttgcattatacttccCAGATTAGCATCCCTAAACAGAAAgtctaaaatccaaaatgctccagtgagcatttgcTTTGAATGTCATGTCAGCAcacaaaaagttttgaattttggagcatATTTCACATTTGGATTTTCAAATTAGGAATATTCAACCTGTGATACATAAAATCTCTAGAGTAATGGTCTTTCTCATTCAGAATATTCACTTATCTTTATTTACTAGAATTGCTGTTATCATTTTTTCAGAGGAGCAGGTAGTGGTTATTAacctagtttttttcttttaaaattatttctcctttatttttacctttcattACCCTTGGGATTTTTGTTgtattctttttctaacttcttgagtTATATGcttagtttctttatttataatttctttaatattctaaCATATGAATGGATTTAGATAAAATTTCCTCTGTATATGATAGGTCCTCATAGGTTTTCTATGCAGTcaactcacatttatttcaaaagtaaatgtaattttagtattcatatttttataacaggtctaccatagttttatttttatttctaccccGGTATGAACTTTATGGTGCATTTGCCTTATCACACTTTATAATCTCATctttttccttaggataaattatTCTTACTCAGCAAGAATGAATGTTGATCAAACTTGTTCTGTATTGATTTACATGAACGTTTTTCTCTACtatgaggtttttgtttttgagtaaGGTATGAATCATGGTTAAGAGTTTTTCCATAAATAATAAGAATCAAGCttgagaaaataataacaatgatgataGCTAATAATCTTAACCAAGCATTTATTATGTGATAGACACAATTACAGAATCCATACAACAAGCCTTTGAAGTTCTGTAATTATACCCACACATTACCATGTCtacattttatatgcatataaaagGATATGGAAGAATAAGTAAGTTGGTTAACATTGAAAAGAAACTGAGGttagagatgttggtcaaagggagGGGCAGCTTTATCTATAatgtataaattttttatatgcaAAAGTGATGCACGCATTATCTCTGAAATGAACAATAAATAATGACACATTCAAAAGGGGCCATCAAGGTAACTGTTTATAACAGCAAAACTTTCAGTATTTGACAAAATAGTTCAATATAGACAGGTGAATActataaaactgataaaatgttaacaatatatTCAGATACAAAGAATATTAAGGGCTGGCTATAGTATAGCATAATCCACACCTTGTTTCCAAAACAATGAGAGATATAGTTGTAAAGGATTTGCTCCAAAAGTTTGACATTAATTATCTATGATTGGTAAAGATTACAGATAACCATATCCATTTTTTGTTCTCGTCCACATTATTATAAGGGAAAGCTGTCCAAAATGAAGAGTATAaactttgtaaaaagaaaataaaacagtgttcCAAAACGAAAGATACAGGTCCATCAGATATTAAAGGATACTTAAAAGGAACAGTTACTTAACAAAAACAGGGTGAGACATAATACatacatgtaaatttttttaaaaaacacctcaTACGCAAgatttatatgaataaaaatataacttgccATCAAATAGtaagaaactatgaaaatatatagaattattaaaattgGTGTTAGGATGAGAAtcaggggagggggaaaaaaggataaatttagacattcaataaataaaataattttaatagggATCAGTAATTCtgtataatacacacacacaaaatgagacCATTAAAAAACAGTGGCAGAATTAAcccaaaaatgaatttttcaatgtttaaaataaaggcaaaatacaACTTTTTTTCATGTTAACATCCACAAGTATGAGTTTTCCAAAAGTAATGGAAGAATTAATGTAGATAAagatcttcaaatatttgttttattcagtgatttttttcctgtatgattTCTCTTAGGCTAACATGTGAAGTATAAGTAAGACATTTGTGCCTTAATACATTCGTAGAGATTTTCACCAGTATGAATATTCTTATGTGTTGAAAACCGTTCCTTACCACATAATTTAAAGTCATAGAGTTTCCAATTCACAGAGCTTCTCACCATTATGGTTTTTCTTATATTGCTGATACTCTGAACCCCTCCCACAAGCTTTCTCACATTCCTTACATTGGTAAGGTTTCTCACcaatatgaattctctgatgttgagtaaggCTATAGCCACTACGAAaagccttcccacattccttacattcatagagTTTCTCACCAGTGTGTATTCTCTGATGCCGATTAACAGCGGAGTTACTACTAAAGGActttccacattctttacattcatagggtttttcaCCAGTATGGATTAGCTGGTGTTGATTAAGTTTTGAGCCACTAccaaaggctttcccacattccttgcattcatagggtttctcaccagtatgaattctccaATGCTGAGTAAGGTCTGAACCACTACTAAAGGcctttccacattccttacattcataaggtttttCACCAGTGTGCATCCTTTGATGCTGAATAAGTTTTGAACCACTTCTAAAGGCTTTCTCACATTCTGTACACTCATAGGGTTTCTCACcggtgtgaattctctgatgttgagtgAGATCTGAGCCACTATTAAAAGcctttccacattccttacatatATAAGGTTTCTCACCAGTGTGAATTCTTTGATGTCGAGTAAGGGCTGATCCAAAactaaaggccttcccacattcattacatatATATGgcttctcaccagtatgaattctctgatggcGAGTAAGGGCTGAACCACTACTAAAGGCCATTCCACATGCTTTACATTCATAAGgcttctcaccagtatgaattcgCTGATGTTGAGTAAGGTTTGAACCACTGCCAAAGGCTTTCCCACAAtccttacattcataaggtttctcaccTGTGTGAATTCTGTGATGCCGAGTAAGGGCTGATTCAAAACTAAAGgacttcccacattccttacattcataaggCTTTTCACCACTGTGAATTATCTGATGTCGAATAAGGCCTGATCCAAaactaaaggctttcccacattccttacattcatacggtttctcaccagtatgaattctttgatgGTGGGTAAGGTTTGAGCCACTAccaaaggccttcccacattccttacattcataaggtttctcaccagtatgaattctttgatgGTAAGCAAGGTTTGCACCACTACCAAAAGccttgccacattctttacactcataaggtttctcaccagtatgaattcgCTGATGTCGAATAAGGACCGAAACAAAACTAAAatccttcccacattccttacattcaagGAGTTTCTCatcagtatgaattctctgatgctgGGTACTGAAAGTGGGCATGTCTTCAGGAGTAAATATCATCTCACTGAAATGTTCTTCCTGAGATCCCTGTTTTCTCTCAAACTGGCTTTTACATTCCCAATCACCTCTGAAACTTGAATACTCAATGCTGTGTTTTGTAAGTCTTTCCATTATCTCTCATCAGGATGATTCTATTCCATAAATATcctttttcagaaataatttcttgGTCTCAACCTTGATTCAcagtctgaaagaaaatataaaagcaaacattCACTTTTTTTGTGTTCTGGGagaaattaaacttttataataGGAAAGACTTAAATTAATTTTCATCAAAGTGAGTGGCTTATACAATTCTCAAGTATGATTGagcaatttgaaaaatagataaggaaagcagagagaatgAGTAAAAGTCACACTAGTAGGTGAAAGAGGTATTTAGGAAAATGGATTAAGTCAATTATTCCTAAATGGCAGTTTAGACAAAAATCCTCTGCCAACTTGGGGAGCTCAGTAAATATGCAGATGTCCTGGATCTGTCCTaattttttaagaagataaaTCTAAtggcatatatgtttataaatgaggataattattaatatcatacCTATTGCTTAGGGTTGTTTGGAGCATTAAATTTTTCCTGGAAAGGAAAATCTTGGATAGATGCTcaagtaataaatataatttgcatataaaCTGAAGGAAACAGAAGATAAAGGTGCTCCAGATGTAGCCCTTTCCAAATGAAAGACTAATGTGCTGAATGAGTATGGAATGAGCAATGGAGAGGGAAGATTCTTCTGTGGTTACAATATGATTTGTTTATGctatttgataaaaatcaatGTTTCCTCCCAATTCTGTGAGGCTAACCTTGGGAGAACACAAGAAGGGACTCAGCAAGGGCTATAGCAAAGTAACTGAGAgtctaattttaaaatcagagaggagggaagagaagataaAAGTTAATGTGAAACTACTGGAAGATTACAAGAAGGATAAAGATAGATGAGTATTCTGAATCCCAGGTTTGACGATTACTGTATGATGGTGCTGCGAGAACTGGATAAACACcggaaaatataaaaacttaactcaaaatagatcaattACCTAAATAGAAGAGCTAAGTCCTAAAACTCTTTCAAGAAAACATAGGGAATTCTAAATCTTCATGTCTTCAGATTTGGCAATGAATTCTTagatttgacaccaaaagcacaagcaatgaAAGGAAAATACATCAGTTTgaattaataaaagttaaaagttttGTGCTTCAAATGGGTACAGGGTGTTTCTATAagcagatgaaaaaaattaacactagAGAGAGctgatagttgcacaacattatAAATACAGTACATATCACTGAATTTACACTaaacaccactgaattgtacacgtTAAAATGGTTAATTGTATCTTACACAAAtttgacttaaatttttaaaaaatggaaaaaagaaaaggagctaAAAGGTAACTCAAATGACAAGATGCTTAGTTTCATTAgtaattaaaatgagatattacTAAATATACTAGGTAGTTAAAAAGCATGACTATTCCAAATGTCAGCAAAGATGTGGAGCAGAAACTGTTAGAAGTAGAAACTCATATAACTACTGAAAAATAGTTTGGCATCATCTAGGTGTTATGGTGTCtatgacccagcaactccactcctaggAAAAACATATACCAAGATGTTCATAACAACATTTTTATTAAGAGCAAAGTGCTGGCAACCCAATTATccacaaaaaatatgtattggaTAAAATGTGCTGCAATATAGCCATaaactttatgaaataaaatgaaatagcatacagtggtaaaaataaacaagatatgTCTAAATCAttcaacataaattaattttttaaatattataagttAACAAAAGGACATACACAGTATGTTGcagtttatataaatgtaaaagcaGGCAAAACTGTATAATATTCTTTAGTGAGTCAAGAAAGTTggtaaaaaaaaagtccttataATACAATTACTCTGCCATTCAGTGAGCCACAGATGTGCTCTCTCCAGCAAGGTCTGCATCTTAGTCCTGGGAAGGCTTCTTCCTTGGGCACTCGAGCTCCACCATTAGGAGCAGTGGCTGCTCTTTGTAGCTGTGATTCTTGTGGTCTTTAGAGTTCCCTTTACTTCTTACTATATGATCTTTTGTTACTCTACtctcattgtattaatatttccttttttatattaaactttcccAGTTCAAATTACTGTATTTTTGGTCTCTTGATTAGATATTGACTGCAACAGAATTGGTGCCTGAAGTGGTCCCAGGAGACAGGCCTGCAAAGATGGAATTTGGGCATTAGTTTGGTCATGCCTTTCAGCCATGCCTTAAATCTTTGTTGCACTGATCTGTTCTATTATTTTTACTAATCTTTTCAGCTTGACTGGAGTGCAGAGCTCCAAGCCAACAGGATTTGGGATACTAGAAATCCACGTTATACGGTGACTTCATAATTAATCAAGCTGTGGTTGATTGTGATGAAGTGCCAACTAAAGCAAGTGCCGTGGGAGCCAAATAGTTGCTGTACTTAACCGTTGTGACAGTAATGACGACTTATAAGGACTATGGTGTAGGATGAAGTCATTTCAATCCACTTTAGTGCTTTCAAAGAGAAACTGACAAGTTCAGGTTTATTAACTCTCAGCTCAAGTCACAATCCGAGAACCAGAACATTTCCATAAAAACCCTAAAAGAATCTCTCATTTTTTGTAGTTGCACAGCTGATACTGctaaaaatcaacacaaaattgTTCAGGTTGCTGAACTATGATGACAGTTGAATTTACACCCTTATCATGTTTTTCATGTGAAAGTTGGGAGACTGGTAAATAACAGGATCCTAAAATTTGGAGTTGGGACATCTGGATAGGAcccaaataaaactgaaaatcttGAACTCCAAGTCATTTTGGGACTCTCTTACCAGTGGAAATAACTTGCAATCAAGCATCTGAGAAACTAGCTTTCCTCTGATTGAAAACACTGTGATAACATCATCTGGAGTGATGCCGTCAAAGGGCACGCTCATTCCCGTCAAGACCCACCGAACCATTCTCTTGCTACTAGATCTATAATGAGAATCCAATATCAGCATAATCCAAGGTGACAGCTAAATACTATGACCCAGGAGGAAATAACTTGGTGTATTATTGTTTTCTAGGCCTGCCATAAcacaataccacagactgggtggcttaaataacagaaatttgtttgctcacagttctggaggttagaagtccaataTTAAGGTGTTtgtaggtttggtttcttctgaagtctccttggcttgtagatggttactttcttgctgtgtgctcacataTGGTCTTTCTGCCATGTGTGGGTGAGGATCCTTGGTGTCTCTGTGTGTTCAGATTTCCTCTCTCATAAGAATAGCAGTCAGATTGGATGAGGGTTCACCCTAATGGCCTCACTTTAATTTAATCATCTCTTTAAAagtcctatttccaaatacaatcacattctaAAGGTACCGGGGTTTAGgctttcaacatacgaattttgggaaAGACACAATTCAGCCCTAACACTCACAAAAACAAAGATTGTGGGAACAGAATGTCAGTGCTCTAACTGTATCTTGTTGTATAGTTGTAACTTTTGGAACCCTGTTAATGTTTTACATACTCTACAATCAAATCAACAAGGGCAGAGTATTAAAAGTCAAACAGAATACAAATGGGAACAAACaaacttaaatatatttcaaatgaataacatAAGCACTCTGTGTGATGG
It encodes:
- the LOC138374381 gene encoding LOW QUALITY PROTEIN: zinc finger protein 345-like (The sequence of the model RefSeq protein was modified relative to this genomic sequence to represent the inferred CDS: inserted 1 base in 1 codon), which gives rise to MIFTPEDMPTFSTQHQRIHTDEKLLECKECGKDFSFVSVLIRHQRIHTGEKPYECKECGKAFGSGANLAYHQRIHTGEKPYECKECGKAFGSGSNLTHHQRIHTGEKPYECKECGKAFSFGSGLIRHQIIHSGEKPYECKECGKSFSFESALTRHHRIHTGEKPYECKDCGKAFGSGSNLTQHQRIHTGEKPYECKACGMAFSSGSALTRHQRIHTGEKPYICNECGKAFSFGSALTRHQRIHTGEKPYICKECGKAFNSGSDLTQHQRIHTGEKPYECTECEKAFRSGSKLIQHQRMHTGEKPYECKECGKAFSSGSDLTQHWRIHTGEKPYECKECGKAFGSGSKLNQHQLIHTGEKPYECKECGKSFSSNSAVNRHQRIHTGEKLYECKECGKAFRSGYXPYSTSENSYW